The following are from one region of the Silene latifolia isolate original U9 population chromosome 9, ASM4854445v1, whole genome shotgun sequence genome:
- the LOC141601623 gene encoding uncharacterized protein LOC141601623, with translation MRKPELSGRMAKWSIHLSGYDLKFEPRTAIKSQALADFVSDFSPSLQMQAEKEILTLEEDKGEQVWELNVDGASNMKGAGVGLVLKSPQGDQLVQAVRCEFKATNNEAEYEALILGLHWLGSKNRHLRVYSDSQLIVNHVNNTYAARDPTMMAYLEIAQALKLRFQTFNIKQIPRDQNVEADALAALGATFKAGTISTVPIVHVLEPAISKAKQGNEGTAGSPQSQEKEVLTNTASQEEAVDWRKPYQEWLQNDTLPADKKEEIPRRTLPEVPG, from the exons ATGAGGAAACCAGAGTTATCAGGAAGAATGGCCAAATGGTCCATACACCTGAGTGGCTACGATCTGAAATTCGAACCTCGGACAGCAATCAAGTCCCAGGCTCTGGCAGACTTTGTCTCCGACTTTTCCCCCTCCCTCCAGATGCAGGCTGAAAAGGAAATCCTTACTCTGGAGGAGGATAAAGGAGAGCAAGTATGGGAGCTGAATGTAGATGGAGCCTCAAATATGAAGGGAGCAGGAGTGGGTCTGGTCCTTAAGTCACCTCAAGGGGACCAGCTGGTCCAGGCAGTTCGGTGCGAATTCAAAGCTACCAATAACGAggcagaatacgaggccttgatccTGGGTCTGCACTGGCTCGGATCTAAAAATCGGCACCTCCGGGTATACAGTGACTCCCAACTCATCGTGAATCATGTAAATAACACTTATGCAGCCAGGGACCCCACTATGATGGCCTACCTGGAAATAGCGCAAGCATTAAAACTCAGGTTCCAGACCTTCAACATTAAGCAAATCCCCAGAGACCAGAACGTGGAGGCTGACGCCCTAGCcgccctgggggcaacattcaaggcAGGTACAATCTCCACCGTACCTATCGTCCACGTGCTAGAACCTGCAATATCAAAAGCAAAGCAAGGCAACGAAGGCACAGCTGGCTCACCGCAATCACAGGAAAAAGAGGTGTTAACAAACACTGCCAGTCAGGAGGAGGCTGTAGACTGGAGGAAGCCTTATCAAGAGTGGTTGCAAAACGACACACTTCCAGCAGACAAAAAAGAG GAAATCCCACGCAGGACCCTACCTGAGGTGCCTGGATAA